The following nucleotide sequence is from Pedobacter sp. PACM 27299.
GAACCATCTCTTATATATTCAACAATTACACTGGCGATAAATTGTTCCATGAGGTAGTGAAAGAAGCACAGGATAAAGGCTATACTGAACCAGATCCTAGAGACGATTTGAACGGAAAAGATTTTATGCGTAAAATGTTGATTCTGGCCCGTGATGCCGGTTATCCATTGGAAGAATCGGACATTACGATCGAAAGTATGTTGCCTCCGGCTTGCCTGGCAGCAGCAACTGTTGCTGATTTTTACCATGAACTGGAAAACAACACCGAGTATTTTGAAAAGTTAAAAAAACAAGCCGCAGCGGATAAAAAAGTGCTGCGTTATATCGGGAAACTGGAAGAGGGAAAAGTGGAAATCACCTTGCAAATGGTAGATGACAGCCACCCTTTTTACATGTTGTCTGGCAGTGACAATATCATTTCATTTACTACGGACCGTTATAAAGATCGTCCATTGGTAGTTAAAGGCCCAGGTGCAGGTGCCGAAGTGACTGCTGCAGGTGTTTTCGCTGATATTATAAACGTTGGTAAACGATGAGAGAATCTATAAAAGTTTTTGCCCCGGCTACAGTAGCCAATGTGGTGTGTGGTTATGATGTTTTGGGTTTTGCCGTGAATGAACCCGGTGATGAGGTCATCATGAAATTGACAGGTGGTTCTGGAATTACCATTTCCAAAATCACTGGTGATGATGGGCGTTTGCCGCTTGATCCGAAGAAAAATACGGTAAGTGCAAGTGTGCAGCATTATTTAAACCATATCGGAAAACCGGATACCGGGATAGAAATTGAACTGCACAAGAAAATGCCGATTGGCAGTGGATTGGGTTCCAGCTCTGCCAGTACGGTAGCCGGATTGTTCGCGGTAAACAACTTATTTGATCGTTTATTGACCAATAAAGAATTGGTGCCTTTTGCGATGAAAGGCGAGGAACTGGCTTGCGGTTATGGCCATGCCGATAATGTAGCTCCGGCTTTATTAGGCGGTTTTGTGCTGATCAGAAGTTATGAGCCTTTAGACATCATCAGCTTGCCGCACCCTGAAGATTTATATGCGGCCATTGTATATCCGGAAGTGGATGTACCCACCAAAGATGCCCGACAAATGATCCGTTCCAAAGTATTATTGAAAGATGCCGTAACGCAATGGGGAAATGTAGCAGGTTTGGTGAGTGGTTTGTTTTTAAAAGACCATGACCTGATTGGGCGCAGTATGACGGATATTCTGGTAGAACCGACCCGTTCTATCCTGATTCCGGATTTCTACAAGATGAGGTCGCTGGCTTTAAAAACCGGGGCAATCGGATTTGGAATTTCTGGTTCTGGCCCATCTGTTTTTGCCTTAACAAAAGACGAAGCCACTGCAAACGCCATCACCCATAAACTACAGCAGCATTTAAAAGGAATTGGCATCAACAGTCTTTCTTTTGTATCCTCCGTAAATCAAAAAGGCCCTGTTATTTTAGATTAATCCACATGAAATTATACAGTACAAATAACCACGAACTAAACGTTGACTTTCCAACGGCTGTTTTTAA
It contains:
- a CDS encoding homoserine kinase; the encoded protein is MRESIKVFAPATVANVVCGYDVLGFAVNEPGDEVIMKLTGGSGITISKITGDDGRLPLDPKKNTVSASVQHYLNHIGKPDTGIEIELHKKMPIGSGLGSSSASTVAGLFAVNNLFDRLLTNKELVPFAMKGEELACGYGHADNVAPALLGGFVLIRSYEPLDIISLPHPEDLYAAIVYPEVDVPTKDARQMIRSKVLLKDAVTQWGNVAGLVSGLFLKDHDLIGRSMTDILVEPTRSILIPDFYKMRSLALKTGAIGFGISGSGPSVFALTKDEATANAITHKLQQHLKGIGINSLSFVSSVNQKGPVILD